From Bombyx mori chromosome 3, ASM3026992v2, the proteins below share one genomic window:
- the TOR1 gene encoding target of rapamycin isoform X2, translating to MKISDKGDNMTNHQVLELISGLKSRHSETRHRAVRELLHFAKTELREMSQDSLTQILDDFNQQIHDMTTSYDNNEKKAGILTIVCLIGGDTETTKTRTIRYANYLRNVFPSTDINLLELGAKTMGRLASSLGIKRGEYVETEIKRCFEWLAEERNEGKRLSAVLILRELAISMPSYFFQQINGFFNHIMRALRDPKDQIREAAAKVLRAAFAVTSQREQPEQSNKAHWYIQCYEEAETSFGDHAIRERGLNRDDHVHGALLILNELLRCSNAAWEKKYTSLMQKLDPDLDSHDEMSSLSPKIQGSWSLSHYSDEKNQPLIFESSICKKLIEDNCEKISADVMAQQISRAHNVHQMLLLLIPRLAAFNKETFAKRHLKSTINHLITFLRGREKEKAMAFTTLGLVCVAMESDVQQYLSRIIDIIKLTLPIKETQKKRNGSETPLFHCVTLLGFAMKENVANEVRELLDSMCLTGLSPQLTTCFKELSNNLPSLKKDITDKLLNMLSLILRKKPYVSTNENHKGVFTTALLAEPHDANKLVLALRTLGSFDFEWNNTLMSFIRRCTDHYLLCDHHDIRLEAVKTAARLLTKAVERCAQINSRTLNLMIDESIGKILSVGRSDFDHEIRYRVLEVFMNPVFDRYLAVEEHLNCLFVSINDSNSEVGELALCIFARLSNLNPSYTTPTLRQLYVQILIDLQHSESPRNKEKALRMINNIISHAPTITRQFVDTILNVLIPKLKEKDSNSTMISTVLKAIGDLAEVNGGGHALNKWLTELISTQIEILADPNQIEKRSVALWSFGQVVSATGHVVAPYMEYPKLMDLLLNFLKTEQQLREIRETVRILGLLGALDPYKYKVNQGLIDFQTVSTLIPIREPSVDSFESNISEMLVNMSPLVLDEFYPAIVVTSLMIMLRDPTLAHHHPSVVHSVTFIFQSLGIKCVPYISRVTPTLLHVIRTTENSNFREILLTQLAQLISVVKIHIRNYLEDIFDMIREYWTPNSHLQATLIMLVEHITVAIGTEFKIYLRKILPNILRVLKHDTSKDRFLTEKLLITIQKFENNLDDVLLSVVPAITALFDGRNIPFAISKLAMETIEHLSVHLCVKQYSATIIQALVKVLDNNASLRQTAMNTLSALIVQMGREYIDYIPSMERILSKHKIQCPNYIVLVTRLQLISTLASDDDYLDETRSRLRNQKNEMVRCTTEMQPIQKVTLNVHNLRKCWSVHNIVSKEDWMEWLRLLSVGFLTESNSPAIRACSTLAHNNPQLASDLFNAAFMSCWTELDESSRKDLVAALERALTVPDLPELALAVLNLAEFMEHCEKSLLPISIKLLGDTAISCRAYAKALYYKEEEYKKNPCTKVIEALIHINNKLQRKEATNGLLEKAVSENKNGENAINNHVHWYEKLNNWDQALELYTIALESQPNDEASKLGTMRCLEAMGEWKRLYSMTHDQWDNMDEEFRNKSAKMAAAASWGLQEWYSMKKYVELIPESTQDGAFYRAIINIQDGQWAESRHYIDLARSLIDVELTAVVGESYQRAYGTLVNAQLLTELEEIITYKLIEERRSTIRKTWWTRLQGGQRLVEDWRKILQVRSLVMSPREDFQTWLKFASLCRKTGAINQAHKIVISVLGSDPISNPDVMLHVQDPRIVLAYSKNLWDVGNKRYAHDVLQRFVDSTEPENEEHCRLLARCHLKLGSWCEAIHEINELSIPEILRNYATATILAPEWYKACHAWACMNFETVLFYKQQDNTSESSVTGGTGEKKVARTDFINAYTIPAIEGFFKSISLSNGNALQDTLRLLTLWFDHGHHPAIYDAIFEGIRQIDIKIWLQVIPQLIARIDSPRSLVAKLVHILLIDIGKSHPQALVYPLTVATKSSFVTRKNAANYVLKTMCIHAQNLVNEAAIISEELIKVAILWHDQVYIALDEASRFCFSEKDYKRMFKTLDKMHAMLDTPPETLKEVSFLQMYGRDLQEARRWCELYKESNEERYLNEAWDLYYHVVRRIQAQFRSLTSLELQYVSKRLHSCKDLELAVPGS from the exons ATGAAAATTTCTGACAAAGGCGACAATATGACGAATCATCAAGTATTAGAGCTGATATCAGGTCTAAAATCTCGACATTCAGAAACAAGACACCGAGCTGTGCGAGAGTTGCTACATTTTGCCAAAACAGAACTGCGGGAAATGTCTCAGGATAGTTTGACCCAAATTTTAGATGATTTCAACCAACAGATACACGATATGACCACTAGTTACGATAACAACGAAAAAAAAGCTGGAATTCTTACTATAG TTTGTCTTATTGGAGGTGATACAGAGACCACCAAAACAAGGACAATACGTTATGCAAATTATCTACGAAATGTGTTTCCATCTACAGACATAAATCTCTTAGAATTGGGTGCTAAAACTATGGGACGATTAGCTTCCTCATTAGGAATTAAAAGAGGAGAATATGTGGAGACTGAAATAAAAAGATGTTTCGAATGGCTAGCTGAAGAAAGAAATGAAGGCAAACGATTATCGGCTGTTTTAATTTTGAGAGAACTGGCTATATCTATGCcatcatatttttttcagcAAATAAATGGATTCTTCAATCATATCATGAGAGCACTTAGAGATCCTAAAGATCAAATACGAGAAGCTGCAGCAAAAGTTTTGAGGGCTGCTTTTGCAGTAACCTCTCAGAGAGAGCAGCCAGAGCAAAGTAACAAAGCTCATTGGTATATTCAATGTTATGAAGAAGCAGAGACATCATTTGGTGATCATGCTATTAGAGAAAGGGGATTGAACAGGGATGACCATGTGCATGGAGCTTTATTAATTCTAAATGAATTACTCAGGTGCTCAAATGCAGCATGGGAGAAAAAATACACTTCTCTAATGCAAAAGCTAGACCCTGATTTAGATTCTCATGATGAAATGTCTTCTCTCAGTCCTAAAATTCAGGGTTCATGGTCATTGTCACATTATTCAGATGAAAAAAATCAACCTCTAATATTTGAATCCAGTATTTGCAAGAAATTAATTGAAGATAATTGTGAAAAAATCTCAGCTG aTGTAATGGCTCAGCAAATATCAAGAGCTCATAATGTGCATCAGATGCTCCTTCTGTTAATACCTCGATTAGCTGCCTTCAACAAAGAAACTTTTGCTAAAAGACATCTGAAGTCAACGATAAATCATTTGATAACATTCTTACGTGGTAGAGAAAAAGAAAAGGCCATGGCTTTCACCACACTTGGCTTGGTTTGTGTAGCTATGGAATCAGATGTACAACAGTATCTCTCAAGAATTATTGATATTATCAAATTAACCCTGCCAATCAAAGAAACACAGAAAAAACGTAACGGATCTGAAACACCATTATTTCATTGTGTTACATTACTAGGATTTGCCATGAAAGAGAATGTAGCAAATGAAGTTAGAGAGCTGCTAGATTCTATGTGTTTGACAGGCTTAAGTCCACAATTAACAACTTGCTTTAAAGAACTAAGCAATAATTTACcttctttaaaaaaagatataactGATAAATTATTGAACATGCTATCTTTAATATTGAGAAAGAAACCTTATGTTTCTACCAACGAAAATCACAAAGGTGTCTTCACAACTGCTTTGCTAGCAGAACCTCATGATGCCAATAAATTAGTATTGGCTTTGAGGACTCTAGGTTCTTTTGATTTTGAATGGAATAACACTTTGATGTCCTTCATCAGAAGGTGTACAGATCATTATCTGCTGTGTGATCATCACGACATTCGGCTAGAAGCAGTAAAGACAGCTGCAAGATTATTAACGAAAGCTGTGGAGAGATGCGCCCAGATAAATTCACGAACTTTAAATTTAATGATTGATGAATCCATAGGTAAAATTTTGTCTGTTGGACGATCAGATTTTGATCATGAAATACGCTACAGAGTACTTGAGGTGTTTATGAATCCAGTATTTGACAGATATCTTGCTGTAGAAGAACATCTAAATTgtctttttgtttctattaatgACTCGAATTCTGAAGTTGGAGAACTAGCACTGTGCATTTTTGCAAGATTGAGCAATCTCAACCCAAGCTATACCACACCAACATTGCGTCAACTGTATGTACAAATTCTAATAGATTTGCAACATTCAGAATCTCCGCGGAATAAAGAAAAAGCTTTACgaatgataaataatattatatctcATGCTCCCACAATTACACGTCAATTTGTTGATACAATTCTAAATGTGCTTATACCGAAACTGAAAGAAAAGGACAGTAATTCCACTATGATATCTACAGTACTAAAGGCCATCGGAGATTTGGCAGAGGTTAATGGTGGTGGACATGCTTTAAATAAATGGTTAACAGAATTGATTTCTACTCAAATTGAAATCCTGGCAGATCCTAATCAAATCGAAAAGAGAAGTGTTGCCCTATGGTCTTTTGGTCAAGTTGTAAGTGCAACAGGGCACGTGGTCGCTCCATACATGGAATATCCCAAGCTAATGGATCTTTTGCTAAATTTCTTAAAAACGGAACAGCAACTTCGAGAAATACGCGAAACTGTTCGGATTTTGGGATTGTTAGGAGCATTAGATccatataaatataaagtaaatcAAGGATTAATAGATTTCCAAACTGTGTCTACTTTGATACCTATAAGGGAGCCGTCAGTCGATAGTTTTGAATCTAATATCAGTGAAATGTTAGTAAATATGTCACCGTTAGTACTAGATGAATTTTATCCAGCCATCGTAGTGACTTCACTAATGATAATGTTGCGCGATCCGACGTTAGCGCACCACCATCCAAGTGTTGTGCATTCTGTAACTTTTATCTTCCAATCACTGGGTATTAAATGCGTCCCGTACATATCACGTGTGACGCCAACGCTTCTACACGTTATTCGGACAACGGAAAACAGCAATTTTCGTGAAATACTTTTGACGCAATTAGCACAATTGATATCTGTTGTGAAAATCCACATTCGAAACTATCTGGAAGACATTTTTGACATGATAAGGGAGTACTGGACTCCCAACAGCCACCTCCAAGCTACCCTAATAATGTTGGTCGAACACATAACGGTCGCGATCggtacagaatttaaaatttacttacGTAAAATACTACCGAACATTCTTAGGGTATTGAAACACGACACAAGCAAGGATAGATTTTTGACAGAGAAACTGTTAATAACAATacaaaagtttgagaataaTTTGGATGACGTGCTCTTGTCGGTGGTGCCAGCGATAACCGCCCTGTTTGACGGGAGAAACATTCCGTTCGCAATTTCGAAGCTTGCGATGGAGACCATCGAGCATCTCTCCGTGCACTTGTGCGTCAAACAGTATTCGGCGACAATCATTCAAGCCCTCGTCAAAGTTTTGGATAACAACGCTTCATTGAGGCAAACTGCAATGAACACTCTCTCCGCTTTGATAGTTCAAATGGGCCGCGAATACATAGATTACATACCGTCTATGGAAAGGATATTATCGAAACATAAAATACAATGTCCTAACTATATCGTGTTGGTAACGCGGTTACAGCTAATATCTACGCTTGCATCAGATGATGATTATTTGGACGAAACGCGGTCAAGACTTCGTAATCAAAAGAACGAA ATGGTAAGGTGCACAACGGAAATGCAGCCTATACAGAAAGTTACGTTAAATGTACACAATTTACGTAAATGTTGGTCTGTCCATAACATTGTGTCCAAAGAAGACTGGATGGAGTGGTTGCGTCTGCTCAGTGTCGGCTTCCTGACCGAATCCAACAGCCCTGCTATCAG AGCCTGTTCTACTTTAGCACACAACAACCCTCAACTTGCGAGCGATCTGTTCAATGCGGCGTTCATGTCGTGCTGGACGGAGCTGGACGAGTCCTCGCGCAAGGACTTGGTGGCGGCCTTGGAGCGAGCACTCACCGTGCCCGACCTGCCGGAATTAGCGTTAGCGGTCCTCAACCTGGCCGAGTTTATGGAGCATTGTGAAAAATCATTGTTACCGATTTCCATAAAGTTACTCGGAGACACAGCTATAAGCTGTAGGGCTTACGCTAAAGCTCTTTATTATAAG GAGGAAGAGTATAAGAAAAATCCGTGTACGAAGGTAATTGAAGCTTTAATTCATATAAACAATAAGTTGCAACGTAAAGAAGCTACTAACGGCTTACTCGAAAAAGCAGTTAGTGAAAACAAAAACGGAGAGAATGCTATAAATAACCACGTTCACTGGTACGAAAAACTTAACAATTGGGACCAAGCTCTAGAACTGTATACTATTGCATTAGAATCTCAGCCCAACGACGAGGCTTCAAAGTTGGGAACGATGCGGTGTCTGGAAGCTATGGGCGAATGGAAAAGATTGTACAGTATGACCCACGATCAATGGGACAACATGGACGAGGAGTTTCGTAATAAATCTGCGAAAATGGCCGCAGCGGCATCTTGGGGTCTTCAAGAATGGTACTCGATGAAGAAATACGTGGAACTGATTCCAGAAAGTACCCAAGACGGGGCTTTTTACAGGGCCATCATAAACATACAGGACGGACAGTGGGCCGAATCGAGACATTACATCGATCTTGCCAGAAGTCTCATAGATGTCGAGCTGACAGCAGTGGTTGGAGAAAGTTATCAAAGGGCTTATGGAACACTAGTCAACGCCCAACTGCTAACCGAATTAGAAGAAATTATCACTTATAAATTAATAGAAGAAAGACGAAGCACAATCCGAAAGACTTGGTGGACACGACTCCAAGGCGGGCAGAGGCTGGTCGAGGATTGGAGGAAGATATTACAAGTGCGCAGTCTAGTCATGTCGCCGAGAGAAGATTTTCAGACGTGGTTGAAATTTGCGTCGCTATGCAGGAAAACGGGCGCAATTAATCAAGCGCATAAGATAGTTATTTCGGTGTTGGGCAGCGATCCGATCTCGAACCCCGACGTCATGTTACACGTGCAGGACCCGCGAATCGTTCTGGCTTACAGCAAGAACTTATGGGATGTCGGCAACAAACGTTACGCTCACGATGTCTTGCAAAGATTCGTGGATAGCACCGAACCGGAAAACGAAGAACATTGTCGTCTCTTAGCGCGTTGTCACTTGAAATTGGGCTCGTGGTGCGAAGCAATACACGAAATCAATGAGCTATCGATCCCGGAAATCTTAAGGAACTACGCGACCGCAACGATCCTCGCCCCGGAATGGTACAAAGCGTGTCACGCGTGGGCGTGTATGAACTTCGAAACGGTTCTGTTTTACAAGCAACAAGACAACACGTCGGAGAGCAGTGTAACGGGCGGTACTGGCGAGAAAAAAGTCGCTCGAACCGACTTCATAAACGCGTACACGATACCCGCTATCGAAGGTTTCTTCAAGTCTATAAGTTTGTCGAACGGCAACGCTTTGCAAGACACGTTGAGATTGTTGACTCTGTGGTTCGACCACGGACATCATCCGGCCATTTACGATGCAATATTCGAAGGGATACGACAGATCGACATCAAGATATGGCTACAGGTCATACCACAGCTGATAGCCAGGATCGATTCGCCGCGAAGTCTCGTAGCTAAACTGGTTCACATCCTTTTGATTGATATCGGAAAATCTCACCCTCAAGCCCTGGTTTATCCATTGACGGTCGCGACGAAGTCATCGTTCGTGACCAGGAAAAACGCCGCCAACTACGTATTGAAAACTATGTGCATTCATGCACAGAATCTGGTGAACGAAGCCGCTATTATTTCGGAAGAGTTGATCAAAGTGGCAATACTGTGGCACGATCAAGTTTACATAGCACTCGATGAAGCGTCAAG GTTTTGTTTCAGCGAGAAAGATTATAAGAGAATGTTTAAAACTTTGGACAAAATGCACGCAATGCTGGATACCCCTCCGGAGACGTTGAAGGAAGTCTCATTCCTGCAGATGTATGGACGCGATCTACAGGAGGCGCGGCGCTGGTGCGAGTTATACAAG gAGAGCAACGAAGAGAGGTACCTGAACGAAGCGTGGGATCTGTACTACCACGTGGTGCGGCGCATCCAAGCCCAGTTCCGGTCGCTGACGTCACTGGAGCTGCAGTACGTCAGCAAACGTTTGCATTCGTGCAAGGACCTGGAGCTGGCCGTCCCGGGCTC